In Candidatus Sodalis pierantonius str. SOPE, one DNA window encodes the following:
- the argA gene encoding amino-acid N-acetyltransferase, giving the protein MKERSTELVQGFRHTVPYINAHRGKTFVVMLGGEAIEHENFASIVNDIGLLHSLGIRLVLVYGARPQIDANLAVHHLEPIYHKHTRVTDAPTLERVKQAAGQLQLDITARLSMSLNNTPLQGAHINVVSGNFIIAQPLGVDDGVDYCHSGRIRRIDDEAIHRQLDGGAIVLLGPVAVSVTGESFNLTSEEVATQLAIKLKAEKIIGFCSSQGVIGEDDDIISELFPNDAQRRIEQLEARGDYHSGTVRFLRGAVKACRSGVRRCHLISYQEDGALVQELFSRDGIGTQLVMESAEQVLRATINDIGGILALIRPLEQQGILVRRSREQLEMEIDKFTIIERDNMTIACAALYPFPDEQIGEMACVAVHPDYRSSSHGEMLLTRIAQQARRMGLKKLFVLTTRSIHWFQERGFTPAEVDILPNQKKALYNYQRRSKILVADLETQDGC; this is encoded by the coding sequence GTGAAGGAACGCAGTACAGAATTGGTTCAGGGTTTTCGCCATACGGTTCCTTATATCAATGCACACCGTGGCAAAACCTTTGTCGTTATGCTGGGCGGCGAAGCCATCGAGCATGAAAATTTCGCCAGTATTGTTAATGACATCGGCCTGTTGCACAGCTTGGGTATCCGCCTGGTGCTGGTGTACGGCGCCCGGCCGCAAATCGACGCCAATCTGGCGGTACACCATCTTGAGCCGATTTACCACAAACATACCCGCGTCACCGACGCCCCCACCCTCGAACGAGTGAAGCAGGCCGCCGGCCAGCTACAGCTGGATATCACCGCCCGACTGTCGATGAGTTTGAATAATACGCCGCTGCAGGGCGCGCACATCAATGTGGTGAGCGGCAATTTTATTATTGCCCAGCCCTTGGGCGTGGATGATGGCGTGGACTATTGCCACAGCGGCCGCATCCGCCGTATCGATGATGAGGCGATTCATCGCCAGTTGGACGGCGGCGCCATCGTCCTTCTCGGCCCGGTGGCGGTTTCGGTCACCGGCGAAAGTTTTAATCTCACCTCCGAAGAGGTGGCGACGCAGCTGGCTATCAAGCTGAAAGCGGAAAAGATTATCGGCTTTTGCTCGTCGCAGGGCGTGATTGGCGAAGACGACGATATTATTTCCGAACTGTTCCCCAACGACGCCCAGCGGCGCATCGAACAGTTGGAAGCGCGCGGCGATTACCATTCCGGCACCGTGCGCTTTCTGCGGGGTGCGGTAAAAGCCTGCCGCAGCGGCGTGCGGCGCTGCCATCTTATTAGCTATCAAGAAGATGGCGCGCTGGTGCAAGAGCTCTTTTCCCGCGACGGCATTGGCACGCAGCTTGTGATGGAAAGCGCCGAGCAGGTGCTGCGGGCCACCATCAACGATATCGGTGGCATTCTGGCGCTCATTCGCCCTCTGGAGCAGCAGGGGATTTTGGTGCGCCGCTCCCGCGAGCAATTGGAGATGGAGATCGACAAATTTACCATTATCGAACGGGACAACATGACCATCGCCTGCGCGGCGCTTTATCCCTTTCCCGATGAGCAGATAGGGGAAATGGCCTGCGTGGCGGTGCATCCCGATTATCGCAGTTCGTCACACGGCGAGATGCTGTTGACGCGCATCGCGCAACAGGCGCGTCGAATGGGGCTGAAGAAACTGTTTGTACTCACTACCCGCAGCATTCACTGGTTTCAAGAGCGCGGCTTCACCCCGGCGGAAGTGGACATACTGCCGAACCAGAAAAAGGCGCTGTATAACTACCAGCGCCGGTCTAAAATTCTGGTGGCCGACCTTGAGACGCAGGACGGCTGTTAA
- the recD gene encoding exodeoxyribonuclease V subunit alpha — protein sequence MEEILAEAQRLRLFRPLDVQFARMLATPAEPALMLASACLSADAGAGHVCLPLALLTPARLFDGRMPTQAQQAWLRAGSPSLDEWQQHLLASNAVSDGSRPTPLVLDNQRLYLQRMWRYECAVAQFFNRPRPPVAGDETTLAAVLARYFPGDGAGIDWQKIAAAVAITHPVALISGGPGTGKTSTVAKLLAALLQLSDGGRARMLMAAPTGKAAARLSESLGLALQRLGLDEEQKQRLPREAITLHRLLGAQHNSQRMRYHRGNPLHVDILIIDEASMVDLPMMANVIAALPPQARVIFLGDRCQLSSVEAGAVLGDICQFAEAGYRPARRAELTRLTGFTLPAGTGGGGYGVADSLCLLRKSYRFDEGSGIGRLANAINAGDAKDALALLNAGTAADVVYTPLRETADYQRMLDDCVEGYRDYLSRVRNHDAPAAILDAFNRFRLLCALREGPFGVAGLNDRIELALSRVGLLTLGNAGRSYAGRPVMIVRNAPSLGLYNGDIGILLWDGEQTLRVHFSLPDGGVKAVPLSRLPEHETAFAMTVHKSQGSEFHHTALALPNQILPVLTRELLYTAVTRARARLSLYATDVVLQHAMATKTQRRSGLIERLAAGQAVPPQPADDR from the coding sequence ATGGAAGAGATTCTTGCCGAAGCGCAACGGTTGCGTTTGTTCCGGCCGCTGGACGTCCAATTCGCCCGTATGCTGGCCACGCCCGCCGAGCCCGCGCTGATGTTGGCCAGCGCCTGCCTCAGCGCCGATGCCGGCGCCGGCCATGTTTGCCTGCCGCTGGCGCTATTAACGCCGGCGCGGCTGTTTGACGGCCGGATGCCGACGCAGGCGCAGCAGGCCTGGCTGCGGGCCGGTAGCCCCTCTCTTGACGAATGGCAGCAGCACCTGCTGGCGTCCAACGCGGTGAGCGACGGTTCACGTCCAACACCGCTGGTGCTGGATAACCAGCGCCTGTATTTACAGCGCATGTGGCGGTATGAATGCGCGGTGGCACAGTTCTTCAACCGGCCTCGACCGCCGGTGGCCGGCGACGAAACCACCCTCGCTGCGGTGCTGGCGCGCTACTTTCCCGGCGACGGCGCGGGAATCGACTGGCAAAAAATTGCCGCGGCGGTCGCGATAACGCACCCGGTGGCGCTAATATCGGGCGGGCCGGGCACCGGCAAGACCTCCACGGTGGCGAAGCTCCTGGCGGCCCTGTTGCAGTTGAGCGACGGCGGTCGTGCGCGCATGTTAATGGCGGCCCCCACCGGAAAAGCGGCAGCGCGCCTGAGCGAATCCCTCGGCCTGGCCCTACAGCGTCTGGGGCTGGATGAAGAGCAGAAACAGCGATTGCCGCGCGAGGCGATAACGCTGCACCGCTTGCTCGGGGCGCAGCACAACAGCCAGCGGATGCGCTATCACCGTGGAAACCCGCTGCATGTGGATATTCTCATCATTGATGAAGCATCAATGGTTGATTTGCCGATGATGGCCAATGTGATTGCGGCGCTGCCGCCGCAAGCGCGGGTGATCTTCCTGGGGGATCGATGCCAGCTATCCTCGGTGGAGGCGGGAGCGGTGCTGGGCGATATCTGCCAGTTCGCCGAGGCCGGTTACCGCCCCGCGCGCCGTGCGGAACTGACGCGGCTAACGGGCTTTACGCTGCCGGCGGGTACGGGCGGCGGCGGTTATGGCGTTGCCGATAGTTTATGTCTGCTGCGTAAAAGCTACCGTTTCGATGAAGGATCCGGTATTGGCCGGCTGGCAAATGCTATCAACGCCGGCGACGCCAAGGACGCGCTGGCGCTGCTTAACGCCGGCACCGCGGCGGATGTCGTCTACACGCCGCTGCGTGAGACGGCGGATTATCAGCGTATGCTGGACGACTGCGTCGAGGGCTATCGGGACTATTTGTCGCGGGTGCGCAACCATGATGCGCCGGCCGCGATTCTGGACGCCTTTAACCGCTTCCGCCTGCTGTGCGCGCTGCGGGAAGGGCCTTTTGGAGTCGCCGGTCTGAACGACCGTATTGAGCTGGCCTTGAGCCGGGTGGGGCTGCTCACCCTCGGCAATGCCGGGCGCAGCTACGCGGGGCGGCCGGTGATGATCGTACGCAATGCGCCGTCGTTGGGGCTGTATAATGGCGATATTGGGATCTTGCTCTGGGATGGCGAACAGACGCTGCGCGTGCATTTCTCCCTGCCGGACGGCGGTGTCAAAGCGGTGCCGCTAAGCCGACTGCCGGAGCATGAGACGGCATTCGCGATGACGGTGCATAAATCCCAGGGGTCGGAATTCCACCATACCGCGCTGGCGTTACCCAATCAGATCTTGCCGGTGTTAACGCGAGAATTGCTGTATACCGCGGTCACGCGCGCGCGCGCGCGGTTGTCCCTGTACGCGACCGACGTGGTATTGCAACACGCCATGGCGACCAAAACCCAGCGGCGCAGCGGCCTAATCGAGCGGCTGGCTGCGGGCCAGGCCGTACCGCCGCAGCCAGCCGACGACCGCTGA
- the recB gene encoding exodeoxyribonuclease V subunit beta, producing MALMTAESLNPLTLPLQGARLIEASAGTGKTYTLAALYLRLLLGLGGEAAYPRPLSVEEILVVTFTETVTEELRGRIRDSIHRLRLVCVRGKSEDPLLAALLAQLGCLRLAALHLLAAERQMDEAAIYTIHGFCQRMLNHNAVESGMLFQQTLLEDESFLRQQVSADFWRRHCYPLPLDVARMVQQHWEGPENLLAELLPYLQGEPPVVRDPPDISESILARHGRIIAGIEDLKRQWRAASATLRTMLDGHKLDRRVYSSKNLPTWLAKVDRWASEPTVDYQVPDELVRFKSSVLAEKTTAGEPPRHELFAAVEAFYQHRLSLRELIFVMALAEMRQALEQEKRRRAEMGFDDLLSRLDRALAGGGGEALAASVRTRYPVAMIDEFQDTDPQQYRIFRRIYGDQPGCGLLLIGDPKQAIYAFRGADIFTYMRARSEVDAHYTLDTNWRSAPGMINAVNQLFQSLPSPFIFNDIPFMPVASAAGNADLRLVVRHQPQPALRVWLQPGAGVGVSEYQQCMARQCAATIRDWLYAAREGEAWLEGRRGCQPLQASDITVLVRNRNEAALIRDALAALMIPAVYLSNRDSVFETPEARELQWILQAVLTPEKDTALRCALATGLLGFDAATIDALNNDERRWEQRVEEFADYRQRWQKTGVLPMLRQMMINHRIAESLLASQGGERRLTDVLHLGELLQEASTQLENEFALVRWLALQVESPNPQATNQQLRLESDRHLVQIITVHKSKGLEFPLVFLPFAADFRVQRRPLFHDRQAYGAWLDLSAAQESLRLAEEERLAEDLRLFYVALTRSIYHCSLGIAPLYRGSRKKTGASDLHLSAPGYLIQQGQDGDADDLHDRLVALVARADGDIALCEAQAEPAQPLRPAPEPAPAVSARSWPAPPRDPWRVTSYSGLQRHGSSVVMELQPRLDVDAAGEGGQQERLQLTPHTFPRGASPGTFLHGLFETLDFNRSLDPKCLSEQLAQQGIDAVWLPVLTHWMESIIAMPLDGGSLSLAHLAPDSRLAELPFYLPIDAVVQARDLDLLCKRYDPLSARCPPLDFPQVKGMLKGFIDLVFRWQGRYYLLDYKSNWLGEESTAYTLPAMEQAMIAHRYELQYQLYTLALHRFLRHRLVDYDYQRDFGGVYYLFLRGIDAAQPGNGVFHCRPDMALIDGLDRLFTGEMRPAAQSG from the coding sequence ATGGCGCTGATGACCGCCGAGAGCCTTAACCCTCTCACGTTACCGCTACAGGGCGCTCGTCTCATCGAAGCGTCGGCGGGAACGGGAAAAACCTATACCCTGGCAGCGCTTTATCTGCGGCTGCTGCTTGGGCTGGGCGGCGAGGCGGCGTACCCGCGGCCCTTGAGCGTGGAAGAAATATTGGTGGTGACCTTTACCGAGACCGTCACCGAGGAGCTGCGCGGCCGTATCCGCGACAGTATTCATCGGTTGCGGCTGGTCTGTGTGCGGGGTAAGAGTGAGGATCCGCTGCTGGCGGCGCTGCTGGCGCAGCTCGGCTGTCTGCGGCTGGCCGCATTGCATTTGCTGGCGGCGGAGCGGCAGATGGACGAGGCGGCAATTTATACCATCCATGGCTTCTGCCAGCGCATGCTGAATCACAATGCTGTCGAATCCGGCATGTTATTTCAGCAAACCTTGCTGGAGGATGAATCGTTTTTGCGCCAGCAGGTGAGCGCTGACTTCTGGCGCCGCCACTGCTATCCGTTGCCGCTGGACGTTGCGCGCATGGTGCAGCAGCACTGGGAGGGGCCGGAAAATCTGCTGGCGGAACTGCTGCCTTATCTTCAGGGCGAGCCGCCGGTGGTGCGTGATCCGCCCGATATCAGCGAGTCTATCTTGGCGCGTCATGGGCGCATCATTGCCGGCATTGAAGACCTCAAGCGACAATGGCGCGCGGCGTCAGCGACGCTTAGGACGATGCTCGACGGTCATAAACTCGACCGTCGGGTGTATAGCAGCAAAAATCTGCCGACCTGGCTTGCGAAAGTCGACCGCTGGGCGAGTGAGCCCACCGTGGATTATCAGGTGCCGGATGAGCTGGTGCGGTTTAAAAGCTCGGTGCTGGCGGAAAAAACTACCGCCGGGGAGCCGCCTCGGCATGAACTGTTTGCCGCGGTGGAGGCCTTTTATCAGCATAGGCTCTCGCTGCGCGAGCTGATTTTCGTCATGGCGCTGGCGGAAATGCGTCAGGCGCTGGAGCAGGAAAAAAGGCGGCGCGCGGAGATGGGGTTCGACGATTTGCTGAGTCGCCTGGACCGGGCGCTGGCCGGCGGTGGCGGTGAAGCCCTGGCCGCGTCGGTGCGCACACGCTATCCGGTGGCGATGATCGATGAGTTTCAGGATACCGACCCGCAGCAGTACCGTATTTTCCGCCGAATTTACGGCGATCAGCCCGGCTGCGGCCTGCTGTTGATAGGCGACCCGAAACAGGCTATCTATGCATTTCGCGGCGCGGATATTTTCACCTATATGCGCGCCCGCAGTGAAGTGGATGCTCACTATACCCTTGATACCAACTGGCGTTCCGCGCCGGGGATGATCAATGCGGTCAATCAACTGTTCCAAAGCTTGCCGTCGCCGTTTATTTTCAATGATATTCCCTTTATGCCGGTGGCGTCTGCCGCGGGCAATGCCGACCTGCGGCTGGTGGTGCGGCATCAGCCTCAGCCGGCGCTGCGCGTCTGGCTACAGCCGGGCGCCGGTGTAGGCGTAAGCGAGTACCAACAATGCATGGCGCGCCAGTGTGCCGCCACCATTCGCGACTGGCTTTACGCCGCGCGCGAAGGCGAAGCCTGGCTTGAAGGGCGTCGGGGCTGTCAGCCGCTGCAGGCGTCGGATATTACGGTACTGGTGCGCAACCGCAACGAGGCGGCGCTGATACGCGACGCGCTGGCGGCGCTGATGATCCCGGCGGTGTATCTCTCCAACCGGGACAGCGTCTTCGAGACGCCCGAGGCGCGCGAACTGCAATGGATCCTTCAGGCGGTGTTGACGCCGGAGAAGGATACCGCGCTGCGCTGCGCGCTGGCCACCGGGCTGCTGGGTTTTGATGCCGCGACTATTGATGCGCTGAATAACGATGAACGCCGCTGGGAGCAGCGGGTTGAAGAGTTTGCCGACTATCGCCAGCGCTGGCAAAAAACCGGCGTACTACCGATGCTGCGTCAAATGATGATAAACCATCGCATCGCGGAAAGCCTGTTGGCAAGTCAGGGGGGCGAACGCCGGCTGACCGACGTACTGCATTTGGGAGAACTGCTACAGGAAGCCTCGACGCAACTGGAGAACGAATTTGCGCTGGTCCGCTGGCTGGCGCTGCAAGTGGAATCCCCTAATCCACAGGCGACGAATCAGCAATTGCGGCTGGAAAGCGATCGTCATCTGGTGCAAATCATTACGGTGCATAAATCCAAAGGTCTAGAGTTCCCGCTGGTGTTCCTGCCGTTCGCGGCCGATTTTCGCGTGCAAAGGCGGCCGCTGTTTCACGATCGCCAGGCGTACGGAGCCTGGCTGGATCTCAGCGCGGCGCAAGAGAGTTTACGGCTGGCGGAGGAGGAGCGGCTGGCGGAAGATTTGCGTCTGTTTTACGTGGCGCTAACGCGTTCTATCTACCATTGCAGTCTGGGCATCGCGCCGTTGTATCGCGGCAGCCGCAAAAAAACCGGCGCCAGCGATCTGCATTTGAGCGCACCCGGCTACCTGATTCAGCAGGGGCAGGATGGCGATGCGGATGACCTGCACGATCGGCTGGTAGCGTTGGTGGCGCGCGCCGACGGAGATATTGCCCTGTGCGAGGCGCAGGCCGAGCCGGCGCAACCGCTGAGACCCGCCCCCGAGCCCGCTCCCGCGGTAAGCGCCCGCAGCTGGCCCGCGCCGCCGCGCGATCCCTGGCGGGTCACCAGCTATTCCGGTCTGCAACGGCACGGCAGCTCGGTGGTGATGGAGTTGCAACCGCGGTTGGACGTGGATGCCGCGGGAGAGGGCGGGCAGCAGGAAAGGCTACAGTTGACGCCGCATACCTTTCCGCGCGGCGCGTCGCCGGGGACGTTTTTGCACGGTCTATTTGAAACGTTGGATTTCAACCGGTCGTTGGACCCGAAGTGCCTGAGTGAACAGCTGGCGCAGCAGGGCATCGACGCCGTTTGGCTGCCGGTGCTAACGCACTGGATGGAAAGCATTATCGCCATGCCGCTGGATGGCGGGTCGCTTTCTCTCGCGCATCTGGCGCCCGACAGCCGCCTTGCTGAATTGCCGTTTTATCTGCCTATCGACGCGGTGGTGCAGGCGCGCGATCTGGATCTGCTCTGCAAGCGCTACGATCCGCTTTCGGCACGCTGCCCACCGCTGGATTTTCCGCAGGTCAAAGGGATGCTGAAAGGGTTTATCGACCTGGTTTTCCGCTGGCAAGGCCGTTATTACCTGCTGGACTATAAATCCAACTGGCTGGGAGAGGAGAGTACCGCCTACACCTTGCCGGCGATGGAACAGGCGATGATCGCCCATCGTTATGAGTTGCAGTACCAGCTTTATACGCTGGCGCTGCATCGCTTTTTGCGCCACCGCCTGGTGGATTATGATTACCAGCGCGATTTCGGCGGGGTATATTATCTGTTTCTGCGCGGCATCGACGCAGCGCAACCGGGAAATGGCGTGTTTCATTGCCGGCCGGACATGGCCTTAATCGACGGACTTGACCGCTTATTCACCGGCGAAATGCGGCCGGCGGCGCAAAGCGGCTAA
- the ptrA gene encoding pitrilysin, giving the protein MLKLVNGLLGFALIFLSTAAPGWAQSGWQPVQEAIHKSSQDPRHYQAIRLDNGMTVLLVSDKEAVKSLAAVAVPVGSLENPHNQLGLAHYLEHMILMGSRHYPEPENLSEFLKKHGGDHNASTASYRTAFYLEVENDALQPAIDRLADAIAAPRVDPVYADKERHAVDAELRMARASDGLRMAQIRSETMNPAHPGSRFSGGNLDTLSDKPDSKLHDALQHFYKRYYSANLMVAVIYSNQPLPDMAKLAAATFGHIANHRASVPPITVPAVTAAQTGIVIHYQPVQPRKMLRIEFPIANNSAAFRSKTDTYISYLIGNRSPGTLADWLQKEGLADAIDAGADPMVNRNGGVFAIAASLSDKGYAQRDRVVAAIFAYLSLLRHQGIQRHYFDEIAHVLDQDFRFPVMTRNMDYIEWLVDSMLRVPVQHVLDASYLADRYDPAAIGARLDAMKPQHARVWFISPDAPHDKTAYFVDAPYQVSKVTPVQIARWRHLERAITLSLPALNPYIANDFSLIRSANHPEHPETLIDEPGLRLHYMLSRAFADEPRADITLNFRNAAAMGSARNQVLYSLNDYLSNLELAELSNQAYVGGISFSSYVNNGLTIKASGYTQRLVPLVNALLDRYLAIAPTAQQLQQAKTWYRQQLDGTDKSKAYSQAIIPAKVLSDIPYVEHDARRALIDGITLQEVMDYRTTLIKPTALDVLVVGNLTPERAETLARGLKERLGLTGTDWRRADKATVDAPLRALIQKRLDSTDSALAAVYVPLGYDRIEGMACSYLLSQIVESWFYKQLRTQEQLGYAVFMLPIFVGDQAGVGFVLQSGRYQPAYLYQRYLVFFTQAGQRLNTLDPTDFEQYKQGVIAQLQQKPQTLGEEVDLYTGDLHRDNMRFDTRARLIARMRTLTQPQLSDYYQRAVIKQQGLALLSQISGVGAGNDTADYAHPTGWALFSDASALQQALPVQPKEADGADDRREP; this is encoded by the coding sequence ATGTTGAAACTGGTTAACGGGTTATTGGGTTTCGCACTGATTTTCTTGAGCACGGCGGCGCCAGGATGGGCGCAAAGCGGATGGCAACCGGTGCAAGAAGCCATCCACAAGAGCAGTCAAGATCCCCGCCACTATCAGGCCATCCGGCTGGATAACGGCATGACGGTGCTGTTGGTGAGCGATAAAGAAGCGGTCAAGTCGCTTGCGGCGGTGGCCGTGCCGGTAGGGTCGCTGGAGAATCCGCACAATCAGCTTGGCCTGGCCCACTATCTGGAGCATATGATCCTGATGGGGTCGCGCCATTATCCAGAGCCGGAAAATCTTTCGGAATTCTTGAAAAAGCACGGCGGCGATCATAATGCCAGCACCGCGTCCTACAGAACGGCCTTTTATTTGGAGGTGGAAAACGATGCGCTGCAGCCGGCCATCGATCGGCTGGCGGACGCTATCGCCGCACCGCGGGTGGATCCGGTTTACGCCGATAAGGAGCGCCATGCGGTGGATGCCGAGCTCAGAATGGCGCGCGCTAGCGACGGCTTGCGCATGGCGCAGATCCGGTCTGAAACCATGAATCCGGCTCACCCGGGTTCGCGCTTTTCAGGCGGCAATCTTGACACCTTGAGCGATAAGCCCGACAGCAAATTGCACGATGCGCTCCAGCATTTCTACAAACGTTATTATTCGGCCAACTTGATGGTAGCGGTCATTTACAGCAATCAACCGCTGCCCGATATGGCGAAGCTGGCGGCCGCTACCTTTGGCCACATCGCCAACCACCGGGCGTCGGTGCCGCCCATCACCGTACCGGCGGTGACCGCCGCGCAAACCGGTATCGTTATCCATTACCAGCCGGTCCAGCCACGAAAGATGTTGCGCATCGAGTTTCCCATTGCCAACAACAGCGCCGCGTTTCGCAGCAAAACCGATACTTACATCAGCTATCTCATCGGCAACCGCAGCCCGGGAACCCTGGCGGACTGGCTGCAAAAAGAGGGGCTGGCGGACGCTATCGACGCCGGCGCCGATCCCATGGTTAATCGCAACGGCGGGGTTTTCGCCATTGCCGCCTCCCTTTCCGACAAAGGGTATGCGCAGCGCGATCGGGTGGTGGCGGCCATTTTTGCCTATCTTTCATTGCTGCGGCATCAGGGGATTCAACGCCACTATTTTGACGAGATAGCCCATGTGCTGGACCAGGATTTCCGTTTCCCGGTGATGACCCGCAATATGGACTATATCGAATGGCTGGTGGATTCCATGCTGCGGGTGCCGGTGCAACATGTGCTGGATGCCTCCTATCTGGCCGACCGCTACGATCCGGCCGCCATCGGCGCGCGCCTCGACGCCATGAAGCCGCAGCATGCCCGCGTCTGGTTCATCAGCCCGGACGCGCCGCACGACAAGACCGCCTACTTTGTCGATGCACCTTATCAAGTGAGTAAAGTGACGCCGGTGCAAATCGCCCGCTGGCGACACCTGGAGCGGGCCATCACGCTTTCGCTGCCGGCGCTTAATCCTTATATCGCCAACGACTTCAGCCTGATCCGCAGCGCGAATCATCCCGAACATCCTGAAACCCTAATCGACGAGCCGGGGCTACGGTTGCACTATATGCTGAGCCGGGCGTTCGCCGACGAGCCGCGCGCGGATATTACGTTGAATTTTCGCAATGCCGCGGCCATGGGCAGTGCACGTAATCAGGTGTTGTATTCGTTAAACGACTATCTTTCCAATCTTGAACTGGCGGAGCTGAGCAATCAGGCCTATGTGGGCGGCATCAGCTTTTCCTCCTACGTCAACAACGGTCTGACCATCAAGGCCAGCGGTTACACCCAGCGCTTGGTGCCGCTGGTGAATGCGCTGCTGGACCGCTATCTGGCGATAGCCCCGACGGCGCAGCAGCTACAGCAGGCCAAGACCTGGTATCGCCAGCAACTGGACGGTACGGATAAGAGCAAAGCCTACTCCCAAGCGATCATTCCGGCCAAGGTCCTCTCCGACATTCCCTATGTCGAGCACGACGCGCGACGGGCGCTTATCGACGGCATTACGCTACAAGAGGTGATGGATTATCGCACAACGCTTATCAAACCCACCGCGCTGGACGTGCTGGTGGTGGGGAATCTGACCCCCGAGCGGGCGGAAACGCTGGCGCGTGGGCTGAAAGAACGCCTGGGGCTGACCGGCACCGACTGGCGGCGTGCCGATAAGGCCACCGTTGACGCGCCGCTGCGGGCGCTTATCCAGAAGCGGCTCGACAGCACCGATTCCGCCCTGGCGGCGGTCTATGTTCCCCTCGGTTATGACCGTATCGAAGGGATGGCCTGCAGTTATCTGCTGTCGCAGATTGTCGAATCCTGGTTTTACAAGCAATTGCGTACCCAGGAGCAGCTGGGCTATGCCGTGTTTATGCTGCCTATTTTCGTCGGCGATCAGGCAGGCGTCGGGTTTGTACTGCAAAGCGGCCGCTATCAGCCGGCCTATCTTTACCAGCGCTATCTGGTGTTTTTCACTCAGGCCGGCCAGCGGCTGAATACGCTGGACCCGACGGATTTCGAGCAATACAAGCAAGGCGTGATAGCCCAGCTGCAGCAGAAGCCCCAGACGCTGGGCGAAGAGGTGGATCTCTATACCGGCGATCTGCATCGCGATAATATGCGCTTTGATACGCGCGCTCGTCTGATTGCCCGTATGCGGACGCTGACCCAGCCGCAGCTGAGCGATTATTACCAGCGGGCGGTTATCAAGCAGCAGGGGCTGGCCCTGCTGTCGCAAATTTCCGGCGTCGGCGCGGGTAACGATACCGCCGATTACGCTCACCCCACCGGCTGGGCTCTGTTTTCCGATGCGTCAGCGCTGCAACAGGCGCTGCCGGTGCAACCAAAGGAAGCCGATGGCGCTGATGACCGCCGAGAGCCTTAA